The Bordetella sp. FB-8 genome includes a window with the following:
- the phbB gene encoding acetoacetyl-CoA reductase produces MNKHIALVTGGTRGLGRATSIALQQAGHSVVAVYHSNDTEAERFHAQTGIPVYRWDISDFEACGSGVEQVEHDLGPIGVLVNNGGITRDAALHKMSLAQWQEVLRTNLDSHFNMCRHVIEGMRERRYGRIVNISSINGQKGQFGQTNYSASKAGILGFTRALALENAARGITVNAIAPGYCDTDMVVAVQPEVIKAIVAAIPVGRLGRAEDIARLVAFLAREDNDYITGATFSANGGQYLS; encoded by the coding sequence ATGAACAAGCACATCGCCTTGGTTACCGGCGGCACGCGCGGCCTGGGACGCGCGACCTCGATCGCGCTGCAACAGGCAGGCCACAGTGTCGTTGCCGTCTATCACAGCAACGACACCGAAGCCGAGCGTTTTCATGCGCAAACCGGCATTCCCGTCTATCGGTGGGATATCTCCGATTTCGAGGCCTGCGGTTCCGGCGTCGAGCAGGTCGAGCATGATCTGGGGCCGATCGGCGTTCTGGTCAACAATGGCGGCATTACGCGGGACGCCGCGCTGCACAAAATGAGTCTGGCGCAATGGCAGGAGGTGCTGCGCACCAACCTGGATTCGCATTTCAATATGTGCCGACACGTCATCGAGGGGATGCGCGAGCGCAGGTACGGGCGCATCGTCAACATCAGCTCGATCAACGGCCAGAAGGGGCAGTTCGGCCAGACCAATTATTCGGCTTCCAAGGCCGGAATACTCGGGTTCACCCGGGCCTTGGCGCTGGAGAACGCCGCTCGGGGCATCACGGTCAATGCCATTGCGCCCGGGTATTGCGATACCGATATGGTCGTGGCGGTTCAGCCCGAGGTGATCAAGGCCATCGTCGCCGCGATCCCGGTCGGGCGGCTCGGCCGCGCCGAAGACATCGCCCGGCTCGTCGCCTTCCTGGCGCGCGAAGACAATGACTACATCACCGGTGCGACTTTCTCGGCCAACGGCGGGCAATATCTGTCGTAG
- a CDS encoding intradiol ring-cleavage dioxygenase yields the protein MNNDKLSFPLFTEARSAEAVNARIGPDVDPRTRQIAETVVRHLHAAVKEIEPTHEEWLAAIKFLTDTGHMCTDWRQEFILLSDVLGVSMLVDAINHRRPGQATENTILGPFFVAGVEPLPSGADICLDRKGEPLVVRARVTDIDGKPVAGATIDVWQTNDDGFYDVQQKGTQPAGNLRGKFVSDAQGRFWFRTVKPRFYPIPDDGPVGKLLARLGRHPNRAAHIHFIIKAPGFETVITHIFSPDCQYLDQDTVFGVKASLVGKFDRVDDAEQARAQQTGNPFWVVDQTFVLAQNR from the coding sequence ATGAACAACGACAAGCTCTCCTTTCCGCTATTTACCGAAGCGCGTTCCGCCGAAGCCGTCAATGCCCGGATCGGGCCGGACGTCGACCCGCGCACGCGTCAGATCGCCGAGACAGTAGTGCGGCACCTGCACGCCGCGGTCAAGGAGATCGAGCCCACGCATGAGGAGTGGCTCGCTGCCATCAAATTCCTCACCGACACGGGACACATGTGCACCGACTGGCGCCAGGAGTTCATCCTGCTCTCGGATGTGCTGGGCGTGTCCATGCTCGTGGATGCGATCAATCACCGCCGTCCGGGGCAGGCCACGGAAAACACCATACTCGGGCCGTTCTTCGTCGCAGGCGTGGAGCCGCTGCCCAGCGGCGCGGACATCTGCCTGGACCGCAAGGGCGAGCCGCTCGTGGTGCGCGCGCGCGTTACGGATATCGATGGGAAGCCTGTGGCAGGCGCGACGATCGACGTGTGGCAGACGAACGACGACGGGTTCTACGACGTCCAACAAAAGGGCACCCAACCGGCGGGCAACCTGCGCGGCAAGTTCGTGAGCGATGCCCAGGGGCGGTTCTGGTTCCGCACCGTCAAGCCGCGTTTTTATCCGATTCCGGACGACGGTCCCGTGGGCAAGCTATTGGCCAGGCTCGGACGCCACCCGAACCGCGCCGCGCATATCCACTTCATCATCAAGGCACCGGGTTTCGAGACTGTCATCACGCATATCTTCTCGCCGGACTGCCAGTACCTGGACCAGGACACCGTGTTCGGCGTCAAGGCCAGTCTGGTGGGAAAATTCGATCGCGTCGACGATGCCGAACAGGCCCGCGCGCAGCAGACGGGCAATCCGTTCTGGGTGGTGGACCAGACTTTTGTTTTGGCGCAAAATCGTTGA
- a CDS encoding maleylacetate reductase, with amino-acid sequence MAYEVSVSPMPFVYEALPTRVTFGSGTRSALPAEIQRLGIARALILYGKSHSDVHQELKQTLGDRYAGAFDGARMHTPVDVTEAVLRKVDEQGVDGVVALGGGSTTGLAKAIALRTDLPQVILPTTYAGSEMTPILGETRDGLKTTQRSLKVLPEAVIYDVDLTMELPVGLSGVSGMNAIAHAVEALYAREANPIISALALQSVKALARALPAISADPGDRRARTDALYGAWLAGICLGSVGMALHHKLCHTLGGTFDLPHAQTHAVVLPHALAFNAPAVPQVMAQLCEALGVQRDAPGALQAINRAVGAPAGLAVLGMPREGIARAVELALDHPYWNPQPLAREGLTQLISDAYDGAEPRAYA; translated from the coding sequence ATGGCGTATGAAGTAAGTGTTTCCCCGATGCCGTTTGTCTACGAGGCCCTGCCGACGCGGGTGACCTTCGGTTCCGGTACGCGTTCGGCCTTGCCTGCCGAAATTCAGCGCCTGGGCATCGCGCGCGCGCTGATCCTGTACGGTAAATCTCATTCGGACGTGCATCAGGAATTAAAGCAGACATTGGGCGACCGGTATGCCGGCGCCTTCGACGGTGCGCGCATGCACACCCCGGTCGATGTGACCGAGGCGGTGCTGCGCAAGGTCGACGAGCAGGGCGTCGACGGTGTCGTCGCCCTGGGTGGAGGTTCGACGACGGGACTGGCAAAAGCGATTGCTCTGCGTACCGATCTGCCGCAGGTCATCTTGCCCACGACCTATGCGGGTTCCGAAATGACGCCGATCCTGGGAGAAACGCGCGACGGCCTGAAGACCACGCAAAGGTCGCTCAAGGTGCTGCCCGAAGCCGTGATCTATGACGTGGACTTGACCATGGAATTGCCTGTCGGCCTCTCGGGCGTAAGCGGCATGAACGCGATCGCGCATGCGGTGGAGGCCCTGTATGCGCGCGAGGCAAATCCGATTATTTCCGCGTTGGCTTTGCAGAGCGTCAAAGCCCTGGCTCGCGCGCTGCCGGCCATCAGCGCCGATCCGGGCGATCGCCGGGCGCGTACCGATGCGCTGTACGGCGCCTGGCTGGCGGGGATCTGCCTCGGATCGGTCGGGATGGCCCTGCATCACAAGCTGTGCCACACACTGGGCGGCACTTTCGACTTGCCTCATGCGCAGACGCATGCCGTGGTGCTGCCGCACGCGCTGGCCTTTAACGCACCGGCCGTGCCGCAGGTCATGGCGCAGCTTTGCGAAGCCTTGGGGGTGCAGCGCGATGCGCCCGGGGCGCTGCAGGCCATCAACCGCGCCGTGGGCGCGCCGGCGGGCCTGGCGGTGCTGGGCATGCCGCGCGAGGGGATCGCGCGCGCAGTCGAACTGGCGCTGGACCATCCCTACTGGAATCCCCAGCCCCTCGCGCGCGAGGGGCTGACGCAGCTGATTTCCGATGCCTACGACGGGGCCGAGCCTCGCGCATACGCCTGA
- a CDS encoding 3-oxoacid CoA-transferase subunit A, with translation MINKIAPSAAQALANVPDGATVMIGGFGPAGQPMELIDALIEQGARDLVVINNNAGNGTFGLAALLAAGRVRKVVCSFPRQADSQVFDALYLAGKIELELVPQGNLAERIRAAGAGIGAFFTPTAYGTPLAEGKETREINGRNYVLEYPLHADYALIKADRGDRWGNLTFRKTARNFGPIMASAAKNTVAQVREVVELGQLDPETVVTPGIFVQHVVQIACPRAYQQEQK, from the coding sequence ATGATCAACAAAATCGCACCCAGCGCCGCCCAGGCGCTGGCGAACGTGCCCGACGGCGCGACCGTCATGATCGGCGGCTTCGGCCCCGCGGGCCAGCCCATGGAACTGATCGACGCCCTGATCGAGCAGGGCGCCAGGGATCTGGTCGTCATCAACAACAATGCGGGCAACGGCACCTTCGGCCTGGCCGCCCTACTGGCCGCCGGCCGGGTGCGCAAGGTCGTCTGCTCGTTCCCGCGCCAGGCCGATTCGCAGGTCTTTGACGCGCTTTACCTGGCCGGCAAGATCGAACTGGAACTCGTGCCCCAGGGCAACCTGGCCGAGCGCATCCGCGCCGCCGGCGCCGGCATCGGCGCCTTCTTCACGCCCACCGCCTACGGCACTCCGCTGGCCGAAGGCAAGGAAACGCGCGAAATCAACGGCCGCAATTATGTGCTCGAGTATCCCCTGCATGCCGACTACGCGCTGATCAAGGCCGACCGCGGCGACCGCTGGGGCAATCTGACCTTCCGCAAGACGGCGCGCAACTTCGGCCCCATCATGGCCAGCGCCGCCAAAAATACCGTCGCGCAAGTGCGCGAGGTCGTCGAACTGGGTCAGCTCGACCCCGAAACCGTGGTCACGCCCGGCATCTTCGTCCAGCATGTCGTGCAGATCGCCTGTCCGCGCGCATACCAGCAGGAGCAAAAATGA
- a CDS encoding 3-oxoacid CoA-transferase subunit B yields the protein MSRLSRDQIAARVARDIPAGAYVNLGIGLPTLVANHIPASREVILHTENGMLGFGPAPAKGDEDFDLINAGKQPVTELPGCAYFHHADSFAMMRGGHLDVCVLGAFQVSRHGDLANWHTGGPDAIPAVGGAMDLAIGAKDVYIMMDLLTKDGQSKLVQTCSYPLTGMRCVSRVYTDMAVFDLDNGDITVIDMFGDTTPNALRDLVKLPLEFK from the coding sequence ATGAGCAGACTCTCCCGCGACCAGATCGCCGCGCGCGTCGCCCGCGACATTCCCGCAGGCGCCTATGTGAACCTGGGCATCGGTCTGCCCACGCTGGTGGCCAACCACATTCCCGCCAGCCGCGAGGTCATTTTGCACACCGAGAACGGCATGCTGGGCTTCGGCCCGGCGCCGGCCAAAGGCGATGAGGATTTCGACCTCATCAACGCCGGCAAGCAGCCCGTGACAGAACTGCCGGGCTGCGCGTACTTCCACCATGCCGATTCCTTCGCCATGATGCGCGGCGGCCATCTCGATGTCTGCGTACTGGGCGCCTTCCAGGTATCGCGCCACGGCGATCTGGCCAACTGGCACACCGGCGGCCCCGACGCCATCCCCGCCGTGGGCGGCGCCATGGACCTGGCCATCGGCGCCAAGGACGTCTACATCATGATGGACCTGCTCACCAAGGACGGCCAGAGCAAATTGGTGCAGACCTGCAGCTATCCGCTCACCGGCATGCGCTGCGTCTCGCGCGTATATACCGACATGGCCGTGTTCGATCTCGATAACGGCGATATCACTGTCATCGACATGTTCGGCGACACCACGCCCAATGCGCTCCGGGATCTGGTCAAGCTGCCACTCGAGTTCAAATAG
- a CDS encoding MarR family winged helix-turn-helix transcriptional regulator, producing MLKHPRHIDDFLLYRIHNLARLATHGVGLMFRREIGISRRDWRILAFVGRYPELSLKRLSELAALDTVVASRCVALLVRRGMIANVRLPSNKRITVLTLTEAGRGLYERAWLAGRGYNVEFVACLSDSEADILDTLLTRLEARAGEMTRREIETGGAAGGDDAD from the coding sequence GTGCTCAAGCATCCCAGGCACATTGACGACTTTCTGCTCTACCGCATCCACAACCTCGCCCGCCTGGCGACGCATGGGGTCGGCTTGATGTTCCGCCGCGAAATCGGCATCAGCCGGCGCGACTGGCGCATCCTGGCCTTCGTCGGCCGATACCCGGAGTTGAGCCTGAAGCGCCTGTCCGAACTCGCGGCGCTCGATACCGTGGTGGCCAGCCGTTGCGTTGCGCTTTTGGTCAGGCGCGGAATGATCGCCAATGTGCGGCTGCCTTCGAACAAGCGCATCACGGTCCTCACGCTGACCGAGGCGGGGAGGGGCTTGTACGAACGCGCCTGGCTCGCGGGACGGGGCTATAACGTGGAGTTCGTGGCGTGCCTGAGCGACAGCGAAGCCGACATCCTCGATACGCTGCTCACGCGCCTGGAAGCGCGCGCCGGCGAGATGACGCGGCGCGAAATCGAGACGGGCGGCGCTGCCGGAGGCGATGATGCCGATTGA
- a CDS encoding sulfatase-like hydrolase/transferase produces MAATRNLLFIMCDQLRRDHLGCYGHPYLHTRNIDALATRGVRFDNAFVSSGVCGPSRMSYYTGRTMTSHGANWNRVPMSIGEVTLGEYLLQHGRTLALAGKTHVQVDEQGMRRLEIARASTLGQRLSTGSFLELDRYDGHHEPGKESGYPQWLREHGYASDRPWSDFVICVQDEAGKIHSGWQMRNVRWPSRVAEPHSETAYMTSQAIRYIEQQGDEPWALHLSYVKPHWPYVAPRPYHDLYTLDQCLRPVRRQVEHQNAHPVLAAYRQHEESLNFARDEVCDTVRPVYQGLIQQIDDHLGRLWETLERLDRWKDTLIVFTADHGDFLGDHWLGEKEMFYDTVQRVPMIVHDPSPLADATRGGSQARFVSGIDVVPTVLDAFGLPSYDERIEGRSLLALTRTEADRTADWRDYVVSELDYSFRAARLILGRQPDACRGWMVRDERWKYVYWTGYRPQLFDLAADPDEFVDLGADASHETIRARMHARLAEWNGGLKQRVTIDDATVESKTNTHKDWGVFFGEW; encoded by the coding sequence ATGGCGGCAACCCGCAACCTCCTTTTCATCATGTGCGACCAGTTGCGCCGCGACCATCTCGGCTGCTACGGCCACCCCTATCTGCATACACGCAACATCGACGCGCTGGCCACGCGCGGCGTGCGCTTTGACAATGCGTTCGTAAGCTCGGGCGTATGCGGACCGTCGCGCATGTCCTATTACACGGGACGCACGATGACCAGCCACGGCGCAAACTGGAACCGCGTGCCCATGTCGATCGGCGAAGTCACGCTCGGCGAATACCTGCTGCAGCACGGCCGCACCCTGGCGCTGGCGGGAAAGACGCACGTGCAGGTCGACGAACAGGGCATGCGACGGCTGGAAATCGCGCGCGCCAGCACGCTCGGCCAACGGCTGTCGACCGGGTCCTTTCTCGAGCTCGACCGCTACGACGGCCACCACGAGCCGGGCAAGGAGAGCGGCTATCCGCAATGGCTGCGCGAACACGGCTATGCGAGTGATCGCCCCTGGAGCGATTTCGTGATCTGCGTCCAGGACGAGGCCGGCAAGATCCACTCGGGCTGGCAGATGCGCAATGTGCGCTGGCCTTCGCGCGTGGCCGAACCGCATTCCGAGACCGCCTACATGACCAGCCAGGCGATCCGCTATATCGAGCAGCAGGGCGACGAACCCTGGGCTCTGCACCTGTCCTACGTGAAACCGCATTGGCCGTATGTAGCGCCGCGGCCCTACCACGATCTCTACACGCTGGACCAATGCCTGCGCCCCGTGCGCCGCCAAGTCGAGCACCAGAACGCACATCCGGTGCTCGCCGCCTACCGGCAGCACGAAGAAAGCCTGAATTTCGCCCGCGACGAGGTCTGCGACACGGTTCGGCCCGTCTACCAGGGCTTGATCCAGCAGATCGACGACCACTTGGGCAGGCTGTGGGAAACGCTCGAGCGCCTGGACCGCTGGAAGGACACTCTGATCGTCTTCACTGCCGACCATGGCGACTTTCTCGGCGACCACTGGCTGGGTGAAAAGGAAATGTTCTACGACACCGTGCAGCGCGTGCCGATGATCGTCCACGACCCCTCGCCGCTGGCCGACGCCACCCGCGGCGGCTCGCAGGCGCGCTTCGTATCGGGCATCGACGTCGTGCCGACCGTGCTGGATGCGTTCGGGCTGCCGTCCTACGACGAACGCATCGAAGGCCGGTCGCTGCTGGCGCTCACACGCACCGAGGCGGACCGGACCGCCGACTGGCGCGACTATGTCGTCTCTGAACTGGACTACAGCTTTCGCGCCGCGCGCCTGATCCTGGGCCGCCAGCCCGACGCCTGCCGCGGCTGGATGGTGCGCGACGAGCGTTGGAAATATGTCTACTGGACAGGCTACCGTCCGCAGCTATTCGATCTGGCGGCCGATCCAGACGAGTTCGTGGACCTGGGCGCCGACGCGAGCCACGAGACGATACGTGCCCGCATGCATGCCAGGCTCGCCGAATGGAACGGCGGACTCAAGCAGCGCGTGACCATCGACGACGCGACGGTGGAAAGCAAGACCAACACGCACAAAGACTGGGGCGTTTTCTTCGGCGAATGGTAG
- a CDS encoding MFS transporter: MNNPSPLQHEDAVYRKIARRIVPFLFICYVVNFIDRVNIGFAKLQFLHDLKLNDAVFGVAAGMFFIGYVIFELPSNLYLARVGVRKTLLRIMALWGTLTVLLMFVQNATELYVLRFLLGAAEAGFFPGIILYFTYWFPDSRRGRIMSLFIMAVPLAGIIGGPLSGMIMSHLHEALGLRGWQWLFLIEGVPAIALGIMAMLYLDDRPADARWLSDAEKQQVQAALEADRRRRLEQDAPPARLRDVLRNPRIQILSAIYFCVFMGLNAIGFWIPTLLRQVGVRGVAEIGWLSGAISVCTAIGIVLVGRSSDRSMERRWHLAICGFTVAASFLLLPLAAHNIALTTLLLIAASICIYAVLSIFWTIPTAYLEGGSAAGGIATITAIGALGGAISPSLVGVLKAHTGNLYAGLAVVGALLALGMIAMLFTVPAPRRNTAPVL; encoded by the coding sequence ATGAACAACCCTTCGCCCCTGCAGCACGAGGACGCCGTCTACCGCAAGATCGCGCGGCGCATCGTTCCCTTCCTGTTCATCTGCTATGTGGTCAATTTCATCGACCGCGTGAATATCGGCTTTGCCAAGCTGCAGTTCCTGCACGACCTGAAGCTGAACGACGCGGTCTTTGGCGTCGCGGCGGGCATGTTCTTCATCGGCTATGTGATTTTCGAGCTACCGAGCAACCTGTACCTGGCCCGGGTGGGGGTGCGCAAGACCCTGCTGCGCATCATGGCGCTGTGGGGAACGCTGACCGTACTGCTGATGTTCGTGCAGAACGCCACGGAACTCTATGTCCTGCGTTTTCTGCTCGGCGCCGCCGAGGCGGGATTTTTTCCCGGCATCATCCTGTATTTCACCTACTGGTTCCCGGACAGCAGGCGCGGCCGCATCATGAGTCTGTTCATCATGGCCGTCCCACTCGCGGGCATAATCGGCGGCCCCTTGTCCGGCATGATCATGAGCCATCTGCACGAAGCGCTGGGGCTACGCGGCTGGCAATGGCTTTTCTTGATCGAGGGCGTGCCAGCGATCGCGCTGGGCATCATGGCCATGCTCTATCTGGACGATCGTCCCGCCGATGCGCGCTGGCTTTCCGACGCGGAAAAACAACAGGTGCAAGCTGCGCTCGAAGCGGACCGCCGGCGGCGCCTCGAACAGGACGCCCCGCCCGCGCGCCTGCGAGACGTGCTGCGCAATCCGCGCATTCAGATCTTGTCCGCCATTTATTTCTGCGTATTCATGGGTCTCAATGCCATCGGCTTCTGGATACCGACGCTGCTGCGCCAGGTCGGCGTGCGCGGCGTCGCCGAAATCGGCTGGCTTAGCGGCGCGATCTCGGTGTGCACCGCAATCGGCATCGTACTGGTCGGCCGTAGCTCCGATCGCAGCATGGAACGGCGCTGGCACCTGGCCATCTGTGGTTTCACGGTGGCCGCAAGCTTCCTGCTGCTGCCGCTTGCCGCGCACAATATCGCACTCACGACGCTGTTGCTGATCGCGGCATCAATCTGCATCTACGCGGTGTTGAGCATCTTCTGGACTATTCCGACGGCTTACCTCGAAGGCGGCAGCGCGGCCGGTGGCATCGCCACGATCACGGCCATCGGCGCACTCGGCGGTGCCATCAGCCCTTCGCTCGTGGGGGTGCTCAAGGCGCATACCGGCAACCTCTACGCGGGTCTGGCCGTCGTCGGTGCGCTGCTTGCCCTGGGCATGATCGCGATGCTGTTCACAGTACCCGCGCCGCGGCGCAATACAGCGCCCGTGCTCTAG